In Gordonia sp. SL306, the genomic window GCGAGCGGCCCCGGTCTCCACGGCTCGCAGCAAGGAACAGACCAAGGCCATTCGCGAATGGGCCAACAAGAACGGCTACGAGGTCAGCGATCGGGGCCGCATCCCGCTCAGCGTCATCGACGCCTTCGAGGCCGCGCACTGACCAACCGAACACGCTTCGCCATCGCGAACGCCTGTCGCCGGAAGGCCCGGACCCGCAGAGGTCCGGGCCTTCCGCCGTTTCGGTCACCCCGCCAGCAACGCCGATTCGGCTCGCAGGTCTGCAGGCAGATCCTCGTCGGCGGTGCCGAGTCCTAGATGCTCACGCAGTGTCGTGCCGTGGTACTCCTCACGGAACAATCCGCGCCGCTGCAATTCCGGGACCACATAGTCGACGAAGTCGTTGAACGTACCCGGCGTCTGGGCACTCGACACGATGAATCCGTCCGCCTCTCCCCCGGTGAAGGACTCCTCGATCTGATCGGCCACATCGGCCGCCGTCCCCACGAATTGCGGCAGCAGAACTCCCTGGGCGTAGAGCTTGCCGATGTCACGCAACGTGAGACTGTCGCGCTGACTGAGCCGGCGCGCGACATCGAAGAGTCCTTGGGTTCCGCTCACGGAGATGTCCTCGACGGGCGCTTCGAGGTCGTATTGCGAGAAGTCGTGATCGGTGTGGACCGAAAGCGTGATGAGCCCCGAGATCGGATCGGCGAGTTCGTTGTGAAAGGCCTGCTTCTCCCGAGCAATGGAGGCGGTTTCCCCGATGAAGGGGATGAACGACGGAAAGATCTTCACGTGATCGGGATTGCGACCATGATCCGACGCCCGCGACTTCACGTCGTCGTAGTACGCCCGGCGCCCCTCCGGGGTCGGGTCGATCTCGAAGATCGCCTCCGCCCATCGTGCGGCGAAGTTCTTCCCGGTCTCCGACGACCCGGCCTGGATCAGCACCGGGCGGTGTTGAGGTGATCGGGGTTGGTTCAGCGGTCCGCGCGTCCGGTAGTACTCACCGACATGGTCGACGGTCCGGATCTTGTCCGGGTCGGCCCACACTCCCGACTCCTTGTCCGCGGACACCGCATCCGGTTCCCAACTCGACCACAGTTCGATCGCGGTTCGCACGAATTCCTCCGCGCGCAGATAGCGTTCGTCGTGCTCGACGTGCGATTCGAATCCGAAGTTCTGGGCCTCGGCCTGCGACAGCGACGTGACGATGTTCCATGCGATCCGGCCGCGGGTCAGGTGATCGAGAGAGCCGAACACACGCGCGAGCTCGTAGGGGTGGAAGTAGGTGGTGGACTTGGTGACCGCGATGCCGAGTCGGCTGGTGACGGCCGCGATGCTGGCAGCCACCAGCGTCGGGTCGATGGTCGCGGCCGCCTGGGTCCCCCGACGAAAAGGCTCGGATTGGTCGCCGCCGAATCGCACGGGAGCGGCGAGCAGATCCGCGAAGAATGCGAAATCGAACTTGCCGCGTTCGAGGATCCGCCCCACTCGGTGATAGTGATCGGGACCGAAATAGTCGGTTTCCGAACCAGGATGCCGCCACGCGGCATGCGAATGGGTGACCGGGGAGGCGATGAGGAATCCGCCGAGGTGCAACTGTCGGGTCATTTTGCGTCCTTCACTGGGTGTGCGATGCGCGACGAGTCAATCCCGATGCGGCGCATTTGCCCACGGTTTGGGTCGTGCTGATCCGATCCGGCCCTGCCGGTCCGCCCTTAGGATGAGCGGATGGCGACCTTCGCACTCGTTCCCGGGGCCGGCGGTAGCGGCTGGTATTGGCATCGCGTCGTCCCGGAACTCGAGCAGCGGGGACATCGGGCGGTGGCGCTCGACCTCCCGTCCGGGGATCCGGCCGCAGACTTCGCGGCCTACACCGACGCCTGTGTGCAGCAACTCCGCAACGCCGGGATCGATATCGCGGCAGGCGACGGTGACGTCGTGGTGGTCGCGCAGTCGCTGGGTGGATTCACCGCACCGGTGTTGGCCGAGCGAGTGGGCTCCGAACGCATCGTGTTGGTGAACGCGATGATCCCGCTCCCCCACGAGACCCCGGGTCATTGGTTCGGCCACAGCGGCGCCGGGCAGGCACGCAAGGCACTCGCCGCCGCCGACGGCCGTGAACTCGGCGACGACATCGACGAGATGCAGGAGTTCTTCCACGATGTGCCCGACGACGTCGTCGAGGAGGCGATGAGGCAGGGCGAGCCCGAACAGTCCGATGCGATCATGGACTGTGCCACGCCGTTCGACGTCTGGCCCGCCCCCGTCACGGTCGTGACCGGTCGCGACGACCGCTTGTTTCCCAGGGACTTCCAGGTGCAGTTCGCCAAGGAGCGCCTCGGCGTCGATGCCGTGGTGGTCCCCGGCGGTCACCTGGCAGCGCTGAGTCAGCCGGCGGCCCTGGCCGATGCGTTCCTCTCCAGCGGCGGCACCTGAAAACAGGTCGCATTGCCCGACTCGGGTAGTGCACTACTCTTCCGGTCAGATCGCCGGGCTCGCAGAATGATCTGGAGTGTTCGATTCCTCCACCTGGTCCGCCCGGACCAGGTGCCGCTCATCGCGTAAAGGCCGAAACATGGAGCGATACCCGATCATCTACATCCGGGGCTACGCCGGCGGGACAGCCGGCATCGACAGCCAGGTCGATGATCCGTTCTACGGATTCAACGAAGGCGCCACGCATATCCGGGTCGACGGGAACGGGGACCCGCGGTTCTACCAGTTCGAAGGACCGATGCTCCGGTTGCTGATCGACCACGACTACAAACTGCTCGTGCACGGCGACCAGGAGGCGTATCTGCGCAATGCCGATGACGGTGCCATTGCCGAGGACTCGATCTGGGTATACCGGTTCTACGATCAGGCCGCGACGACATTTGCTGCTCCACCTCACCGGAACGTTGCGCAGAGGGTCTTCTCCTCGATACATCAACGCGTCACCGCCGACGGATTCGACATCGAAGACGCTGCACTCGGCCTCTACGACCTGATCGATCTGGTGCGTCGAAAGACGAGCGCGGACAAGGTGATCCTGGTGGCTCATTCGATGGGCGGACTCGTCGCGCGCTGCATGATGCAGAAGACCTGCCAAGAACAACAACGAACGCCGGCACGAGAACTCGTCACGAAGTTCTTCACCTACGGAACTCCGCATGGTGGCATCGTGTTCGGCAGCGGCGTGCTGAACTGGCTCGAGGAGACGGTCGGCCCGGCAGGTGCGGACATCTTCGCTCCCGAGAAGATGTACGGATACCTCACCCCGGGCAAGACGTTCGGTGACGAACCGAGGAACGGCGAGTTCGACCCGCAGGACCTCGCAGGTGCGCTCGACACCGACGACGTGTTCTGCCTGATCGGCACGAATCCGAAAGATTACGGTCCATCCAAGGCGGTGGTCGGCCCCAAGAGCGACGGCCTCGTTCGGATCGAGAACGCCTACGTCCGAAAGGCGCACCGCGCCTTCGTGTATCGGTCCCACTCCGGCCGGTACGGCGAGGTGAATTCGGAGGAGGGTTATCAGAACCTGCGGCGCTTTCTGTTCGGGCGCTGGACGGTCAAGGTCGGCCTGGACGGACTGGCGAAACTTCCCGACGATCGAGACGGAGACGATCACGTGACGTGGCAGGCCGATCTACGCCTGTCCATTCGTGGGCTTCCCGTGGTGCTGAGCGAGCAGCGGGCCGACCAGTACTGCCCCATTCAGCTCGACGACGAGCTACGTCGACTCGGCGACAGCCCCGACCATCCTGTCCCGCTCCTGAGTACCTTCCTGCTGGATCCCGCATCGATGGCCGACGTCGCCGGTGCCGAGGTCCGTCACGAAGGGCGAGCTCGATACAGCCTCGTCCTTCGGGTGAGCAAACTCGCCCAGCGCAACAGCATCTTCGATTTCTCCGACCATCTCGAGCAGGTCTTCGATTGGGCCGACTCATTGATCGTCGACGTGGGACCGAACCAGGCGCAGACAGGTATCGAGGCCTTCACGGCATGGAACTCGTCGATCGGCGGAGCGATTGATACTTTTGAACCGATCACCCAAGGGCTGAAAGATGCCGGCCGACAGAACACACCCGTGCCGACTGAGCAGAGTGACGGACGCTGGAGCTTCGGAGTCCCCTTGCCCGAGGTGGCACGGAAACTGGAGATCTTCGGCGACGATGCCCGCTTGACGTTCGAGATCACCGACCGCGACGGCCCGACCCGGTAGCCTGCACCGCATGGCCATCAAACTGGAGAACGTCGGCATCGCCGTCCTTGACCTCGAAGCGACGATCGCCTTTTTCACCGACCTCGGTCTCACGGTACTCGGCCGCGACACGGTCAGCGGTGAATGGACCGACACCGCCGTCGGTCTCGACGGCAACCATGCCAAGATCGCGATGCTGCAGACGCCGGATGGTCAGGGTCGCCTCGAGCTCTTCGAGTACATCCACCCCGAGGCCATCGAGACGGCGCCGACGCTTCCGAACGAGATCGGTATGCACCGGGTCGCCTTCTCCGTCGACGACATCGACCACGCCCTCGAGATCGCCGCGCGGCACGGCTGTCGCCCCCTGCGCGGCGTGGCGACCTATCAGGACGTCTACAAGCTCACCTATGTCCGCGGTCCCAGCGGCATCATCGTGATGCTCGCCGAGGAACTGAAGAAGGGCTGACGGCCCCGGGAGATCGCCCAGAAGCAGTGAAACCCGCTCCGACCGAGGTCAGAGCGGGTTTCATGGGTGGAGCTAAGGGGACTCGAACCCCTGACCCCCACACTGCCAGTGTGAAAGTCGTTGCGCGCGGGCACCTTTGGTGTCGTCCCGCGTAGCATTGCGACCACCATCATCACGGCCGCGGAGGAGGCGTGGACTCCGTAAGCGGTCGACTTGGGCCCCTTGCTGCGGAGTACCATCGCCGCGTCTCCAATCGGGGATCAGGGCGAGGGTGTACGAGCGCGCCTAGTGGCGCCGGCAAGCACGACAAGAATGGACGCTACGGCGGTCGTGTCACGGATGCCCTTCACACACAGCCGCGCACGGAAAGCGAGATCCTGGATGGGGGAATCCGGATATCGAAGACGGTCGCACCCCGCGGCGCCCAGAAGAATGAGTTCTCCATGACGATGACCGCGATTCCGATGAGTGCGGCGAGGGAACTGCCGATGGTCGGCTCACGATGAACTCCTTTGGTGAAGAGTTGGTTTCAGATGGTCGGAAATGGTCAGGCCGCGCGGACGCGGTGGGTGTAGCGGGCGTAGCGGGGGCGGCCGAAGAGGTGCCAGATGCCGCGGACCGGGGCGGGCAGGCCGGACAGCAGGCGCGCGCGTTCGGACGGGTTCGCGTCCTCGAGGACCACCCCGAAAAGTGTGAGCAGTGTGAGCTTGGGAGTGTGCGCCACCAGGTGCTCACCCTGCGAGGCCCATTCCGCTTCGCTGAGGTGGTCGGCGGCGAGTGGCAGCAGGGTGGCTTCCTCGTCGTCGAGGTGCTCGGTCAGGACCGCCCGGTGGTCGACGAGTGAGGCCACGAGGGCATCGCGTTCGGCGGCACCGGCGTTGGCCTCCCAGACCGGCACATCGGCGTCCAGCCTGGTCAACGTGGAGGCCACTCGCTCATGCTGAGCTTCCATCCGCAGGACGATCTCGGTCCCGAGGTCCACCCGGGCCAGCAGCGGCGGCCATAGCAGCTCGTCCTCGCCCTCATGGTGATTCTGCAGCCCCAGCCGGTAGAGACGGAAGTGGTCGGCGACGATCGCAGCGCGAGCGGTGTTGCCCGGCGGGACCGCCGCCACCAGCTCGATCAGCAGCCGCGATTCGCGGCGGAGTCCGCGGTGGACCACTTCCATATCACGTGTGTCGATACTCATCTGCTGGTTCCCTTCGTGTTTCATCGGTTCGATGGGTCGATGCGCCTAGACTGAACCCCACGTTTTGGAAGGCACTTGGAGACAACTTGGAACACCGGTGCCGGCCGCGCGTACGATCGGCCGGATCATGGGTTTGATCCGGGTATTGGGCTCGTTCACGGCCGAGGACAGCGATGGGCCGGTCCCGCTCGGCGGACCGCGGCAGCGCGGGGTGCTGGCCCTGCTGCTGGCCGCCCGCGGGCAGGTCGTGTCGGTCGATCGCCTGGTCGAGGATCTGTGGCGTGGCGAACCGCCGGGCAGCGCCCGCACCTCATTGCAGGCATACGTGTCCAACCTGCGCCGGTTGCTGGAACCCGGTCGCGCGCCACGCACCCCGGCCCGGATGCTGGTGAGCGCCGCACCCGGCTACGCGCTGCGGTTGCCGCCGGAATCGGTGGACGCGTGGCGTTTCGAAGAGTTGCTCGACGAGGCTCGTGCGCTCGCCGATCCCCGCGCCGCCCGCGAACGGCTGGGTGCGGCGCTGGCTCTCTGGCAAGGACCGGCATTCGCCGAGTTCGCCGACGAGCCCTGGGCCGCAGCAGAGATCGCCCGGCTCGACGAGTTACGGGTGGTCGCCCGCGAACTGCGCATCGCGGCAGGGCTGCGGCTGGGCGACCACGCGACGGTGGTTCCCGAGGCGGAGGGCCTCACCCGCGACGAGCCGCTGCGCGAAGAGGGCTGGCGGATGCTCGCCCTTGCGCTGTGGGCCAGCAGTCGCCGAGCGGACTCGCTGGCCGTGCTGCGCCGCGCGAGCGCGACGTTCGCCGACGAGTTGGGTCTCGATCCGAGCCCGGATCTGCTGGAACTGGAATCGGCACTTCTCGCCCAGCGCACAGATTTCCTGCGTGCCGCCGTTCCGCTCACCTCCGTGGCACCCCGGCGCGCCGAGGTGTCCGGCGACAGTGCCCCGTCGTTCGATCAACCCGCGTCGCATGCCAGTGCGGAACAGGTCCGAGATGTCACAAGAACGCTTGGGGCACGAACGGACTCGACGACATCAGCGCTGCGAACCATCGAACCGTCAAGCGGCGAACCCGGCACAGGCGCATTCGTGGGCCGCGATCGCGAATTCGCGGCGATGATGGCCGCGGCGAAGGAAGCCGCCGCCTACGGGGTTCGTGTCGCGCTGGTCACCGGGGAGGCCGGACTCGGCAAGTCGACATTGCTGGAGCATCTCGGCGCACGGCTCGAACAGGACGGGTGGCTCGTTGCCGCCGGACGCTGCCCCGAGCTGGACAGCGCTCCGCCCGCTTGGGCGTGGGTCGAGGCTCTGCAGGCCGTGGCGGCGTTTTGCCCGCCCGGCGAGCTGTCCGGCGATCTGGCCCCGCTGCTCAGCGATTCCGCGCCCGGCGCCGATGACGCGACGGCTGGGCGGTTCCGGCTGCGCAGGGCACTGTGGAACTGGCTCAGCGCGGCCGCAGCCGCGCGTCCCGTCGCGCTGATCCTCGACGATCTGCACTGCGCAGACGGCACGACGTTGGATCTGCTCGGCGGAGGCGTGGGTGTGCGGGCCCCGATCCTGATCGTCGCGGCGTATCGCGGGGACGAGGGCGAGCGGCTTACCGACACCCTCGGATCCCTCGCCCGGTCCGCCCCGATGCGGCTGGACCTGCCCGGACTGCCAGCCGACGCTGTCGCCGAGCTCGTACGTGCCGAGTGCGCGGCCGACGACACGACCGTGGCCGGGATTTCCGAGCGAACCGGCGGCAACCCTTTCTACGTGCGGGAGAGCGCGCGCCTGCTACACGGAGAGGGCGCGCTGGTCGCGCTCTCCGAGGTCCCTGACGGTGTCCGAGATGTACTGCGGCGCAGGCTCGCCCGGCTCCCCGAGGGCGACGTCTCCGTCCTGCGGCTGGCGGCGGTGGCCGGACGAGAGAGTTCGGTCGATGTGCTGGTCCAAGCCGCCGACACCGACGAGGACGGCGTGCTCAATGCACTGGACGCAGGCGTCATCGCCGGATTGCTCGACGAGCCGGGGCCCGGACGCGTCCGGTTCGTGCACACTCTGGTCCGGGACACGCTGGTGACCGATGTCAGCCAGGTACGGACCAGGAGGATGCACGCCCGGATCGCCGCGGCACTCGAGGGGTCGGGCGATATCGTTGCCCTCGCACATCACTACGCGCGCGCGGGGTCACCGAATGCCGTCGGCTACTGTGTGCGCGCCGCGGAGCTGGCCGAAGCACGCTATGCCCACGACGTGGCGGCCGCGCTCCTGACCGAGGCCATCACCAATTCCGTCGACCCGGACAAACACATCGACCTGCTCGGCAGGTTGCTACGCGCACAGGTACGGAGCGGATCCTTCTCCGCGGCCAGGGACACACGCAAACAGGCCGTGGAGTACGCCGACTCGATCGGGCGCGAGGACCTGATGGTCGCTGCATTCACCGCCTGGACCGAACCCACCCCCTGGCAAGCCCGCCCATACGGCACAATCGACCACCCCATTGTCGAACACCTCGGCCGCCTGCTCGAAAGGTCCGACCTCGCCCCCGGCCTGCGGGCCCACCTTCTCATCGCCTACGCCCACGAGCTGGTTGGCGAGGACGATCCGACGGTCGTCGCGGCGGGGAGACAAGCCCTCGACCTCGCGGCCGATCCTCGTCTTCGCGCCGCGGCGCTGCTGGTTCTCGCACGCGCGTCCGGGCGAGAGGAGTACTCCCGTGAGCTGGTGACGATCGGCGTCGAACACGACCTGCCTGTCTACCACGTGACCGGACTGCTGGAGCAGGCCGCAAACGCCGCGGCGGCCAACGATCCGACGACCATGCGGCGTGTCACCGAAGAAGCGCTCGACCTCGCCCGCACCTACCGGATGCCGGAGGCGATCGGCGCCGCCCAGATCGCGCTGGCGACACTGGTGCTCATCGAGGGCCGGTTCGCCGATGCCGAACGTCGCTACGCCGAGGCCACCGAACGCATGGAACGCGCCGGATCGGTGCACGCCGCGGGCTTCCTCCGTCTCGCACGGGCGGCGGTCTGGATCGGCGCCGGCACGCTCGGCGACCACCTGGAGGACGTGCGGGCCTTCCACGCGGCACTCGGCCCCATGGTCGCCGACCTGCTCACGCTCGCCCTCCACTCCGCAGGCCGCGGCGACGAGATCCGCCGCTTCCAGGCAGCACCGCCACCCATCCGGCCCGACTTCTTCTTCACCTTCCTGACCAGCCTGCGTGCCCTGGCGACAATCGCCGCGAACGACCGCGACACCGCCGAACAGGTCTACGCGGACCTGCTCCCACACCGAGACGGACCCCCGGCCGGCGCGGAGAGCGTGTCACTGGCCCTGCGCCCGGTCGCCCATACGCTCGGCGAACTCGCCGTCTTCCTCGGTCACCACGACGAAGCCGTCGCCCACTTCACTCGCGCCGCCGCCATCGCCGATCGGTGGCATGCCCCACACTGGTCCGCCGACGCCCGAACACAAGCCGAACATGCTCGCGGCAGCCATGTTTCGAGCCCTCGTCCACGCTGAAGCGCGTTCGGCGCGAGTGTCCTGTGCACCGGTTCCAGCGTTCCAAGTCAGCTCCAAGGCCCTTCCAAAACCCCCGGACCATTGTCGTGCTCATCGAAACCGAAATTACAGAGGAGCGAAACATGAGCACACCTACTTTCCGTGCCGCCGTCGTCCGCAAACCGAGTGGGCCCGACTCGATCGAGATCATCGACGTCCCGCTCACCGAGCCCGGACCCGGTGAGGTCCGGGTCGCGGTCGCGGCTACGCCGGTCAACCCCACCGACCTCGGAGTCGTGGGCGGGTTCTTCCACGAGCTGGGCATGATCAACCAGCCAGCGCACACCGGGCTGGGCTGGGACTTCGCCGGCACCGTGCGCGCCGTCGGGCCCGGCGTGAACCTGTCCGTAGGCACCCGGGTCGCCGGTGTCGTCCTCGGTTTCGACCGCGACTTCGGTACCTACGCCGAACAACTCGTCGTGTCCGCCGCCGACCTCGCCGTCGTACCCGACGGACTCGACCTGGTCGCGGCATCGACGCTGCCGCTGTCCGGCCTGAGCGCGGCGCAGATCGTCGATCTACTCGGCGACGCACGCGTTGGCGGAAACCGACTACTGGTGACCGGCGCGGCCGGAGCGATCGGGGCCAACGTTGCCGCCCTCGCCCCCGACCGCGATTGGCAGGTTACCGGCCTGGCCCGAGAGACGGACGAACACTTCGTGCGGAGTCTCGGCGCTGAGTTCGTCACGAGTGCCGGGACGGGCTGGGACGCGGTGGTCGACACCACGCCGCGGCAATTGTGGGGCCTGACCCCGGTCCGCGACGGCGGAGCCTTCGTCGGTGTCCGGCCCAATATCGTGCCAGTGGCCGAGCGAGGGATCACTGTGAGCACACTGATGGCACAGTCGAACGGTCCCCGACTGGGGCAGCTGCTGACCGACGCGGCGTCGGGCCGGTTGCCGACTCGCGTACATGCCGTCATGCCGTTGGCCCGGGCCGCGGACGCCCACCGGGCCATGGCCGAGGGCGGGACGCGCGGGCGCTACGTGCTCGAGCCCTGAGCCCGAACAAGACTGTGGCCCTGACGAGCGAGAAGCTCTTCAGGGCCACAGCAAGTGTTTGCGCAAGGGCAAACTCGGGTGGAGCTAAGGGGACTCGAACCCCTGACCCCCACACTGCCAGTGTGGTGCGCTACCAGCTGCGCCATAGCCCCGTGTGTAGTTGTCTCGGCCCTTCGAAGCGCTCACCGCGGTGGTCACATCGTTTCCAGAGCAAGGGCAAAACTACACCATCGCCGGGATTCCGACCAAATCCGCCTGCCGCGCTCAGCCCTTGTCGGCGAGCAGGCCGTCGAGCCATCCAGTGCCGTCCATGATGCCGTCGACGGGCGCTCCGCCCGACAGCACCGTCGGTGTGGCGACCTGCCCGTTGGTGGCCTTCGAGAGCTGGTTCTCCGATTGGTCTGCGGCGTCTTTCGCCTCGGCGACCTTGGCCCCGTCGGCGACGCACTTCTGGGTCGCCGGTGACGCCCCCTGCTCGCCGGCGATGCGGGCGAGATCGGCGTTGCTCAGGTCCGTGCCGCCGCCCTCCTTGGGCTGATTGGCGAACAGTGCGGAATGGAATTTGAGGAAGATCTCCTTGTCCTCCCCGGCGCCCACGCACTGGGCGGCACCTGCGGCCCGCGAGGAGTAGTCCCCCGACGACGACTGGTCGTCGAGGAAGTTCAGCATGTGATAGCGGACCCGCAGCGTGCCCTCGTTGATCGCCTTGGTGATCGAGGCGCCCGACTGCTGTTCGAACTCATGGCACACCGGGCACATGAAGTCCTCGAACACATCGATCGTCTGCGGGGCCGACGGCGCGCCGATGATCTGCGCCGCGTTCTCGCTGAGCACCGCCTCGTCGACTCCGCCGGAGTCACGGTGGCTGTTCCACACGATGCCACCGACCACCAGCGCGGCGATCACCGCGATCGCGGCGCCGGCCAGGATGTAGGTGGTCCGGCTCGAGGTGGCCCTCGGCTGATATCTCGACGTCTCTTTGGGCGTCGCGGGCTTGCGCTTGTCGCTCACACCACTACCTTCTCATCGCTCACGCGACCGTCGGGAATCGCAGCCGACGTCGACCGGTTGACGGCGTCGACTCTAGCCAGCTGCCGATGAGAGCAGACTGAGACGAGCCGCAGGTCAGACGAGAACGGAATCGACCAGCTCCTGCGCCTGCGCCTGCACCGTCGCGAGATGCTCGGCGCCCTTGAACGATTCGGCATAGATCTTGTAGACGTCCTCGGTTCCCGACGGACGTGCCGCAAACCACGCGTTCTCGGTGGTCACCTTCAGGCCCCCGATCGGTGCGCCGTTGCCCGGCGCCTCGGTGAGGATCGCGGTGATCGGCTCACCGGCGAGCTCGGTGGCGCTCACCTGATTCGCGGACAGCTTCGCCAGCAACGCCTTCTGATCTCGCGACGCCGGCGCGTCGATGCGCGCATAAGCGCTCTCCCCGTACCGCTCGGCGAGCTCGCGGTAGCGCTGTGACGGCGTCTTGCCGGTCTTCGCGAGCATCTCCGACGCCAGCAGGGCCATGATGATCCCGTCCTTGTCGGTGGACCACGGCCCGCCGTCGAAGGTCAGGAACGATGCCCCGGCGCTCTCCTCGCCACCGAAGGCGATGCTGCCGTCCAGCAATCCGTCGACGAACCACTTGAACCCGACCGGCACCTCGACGAGCCGACGACCGATACCGCCGACGACGCGGTCGATCAGCGACGAGCTCACCAACGTCTTCCCCACCGCCGCGTCGGCACCCCAGCCCTCGCGATGGGTGAAGAGATACTCGATGGCCACCGCGAGGTAGTGATTGGGATTCATCAGGCCCCCATCGGGGGTCACGATGCCGTGGCGGTCGGAGTCCGCGTCATTGCCCGTCGCGATGTCGTAGGAATCGCGCGCGGAGATCAGCGACGCCATGGCGTTGGGCGACGAGCAGTCCATCCGGATCTTGCCGTCGGTGTCGAGGGTCATGAAGCGGAAGGTCGGGTCCACGGTGGGATTGACGACGGTCAGGTTCTGGAGGTTGTAGCGGAACCCGATCTCCGCCCAGTACCCGACCGACGCACCGCCGAGCGGGTCGGCGCCGATGTGGACTCCGGCGTCGCGAATGGCCGTCATGTCGACCACTTCGTGCAGGTGGTCCACATAGTTGAACGTGTACGGATACTCACGGATGTACTCGCTCTTGCGTGCTCGCTCGAACGGGATGCGCTTGACACCGGCGAGGCCGTCGGCGAGCAGCTCGTTGGCGCGACGCGCGACAACCGACGTGATGCTGGTGTCGGCCGGTCCTCCGTTGGGCGGGTTGTACTTGAACCCGCCGTCGCGCGGCGGATTGTGTGACGGCGTCACGACGATCCCGTCCGCGAGCACCCCCGGGTTGGCCTGATTGAAACGCAGGATCGCGAAGCTCACCGCCGGGGTCGGCGTGAATTTCTCGTTCTCCGCGATGTAGACGGTGACCTCGTTCGCGGTCAGGACCTCGAGCGCGCTCCGCCAGGCCGGGATCGACAACGCGTGGGTGTCGAACCCGATGAACAGCGGCCCCTTGATCCCGGCCGACGTCCGGTATTCGACGATCGCCTGGGTGGTGGCGAGGATGTGCGCCTCGTTGAACGCCGAATCCAGGCTGGACCCACGATGCCCCGAGGTACCGAACAACACCTGCTGCATCGGATCGGCCGGGTCGGGGACGAGGTCGTAATAGGCGCGTTCGACGGCAGTCACATCGATCAGATCTTCGGGGAGCGCAAGTGTTCCTGCGCGCGGGTGTGCCATGCCGCAATTCTGCCATCGTGGGACCGATCCGGTCGGTGACTACGAGCGAACGGCTACCGTGAGCTCTATCCGCACGATGCACGGAGGGCCCTTCCGCATGAGATTCGTACGACTCCTGGTGGCCTCGGTCGCGACCGTCGCGTTCGCGCTGGTACCGACCCTGACCACCGCGCCCGCGAACTCCGCCCCGTATTGGCCCGCGTCCGCCGGTGACTCCTCCTATGCCACACCGGCCGGGCTCGCCGGGGCCCGACCCGGGCAGGTGCTGAAGTACCGGCCCATGCCCAGCCCGTTCCCTGGTTCCACCGCCGCCAAGGTGATGTTCCGGTCCACCAATTCGCAGGGACGACCGATCGCCGGCGTCACGACGGTGTTCACCCCAGTCGGCGGCGCGCGGCACAGCTTGCTCTCGTATCAGCCGTTCACCAACGCGCTGGGTCTGCAGTGCGCGCCGTCGAGGCAACTCTTCGCGGGCGGGCTGCAGGAGAACCCGTTGATCCAGACGATGCTCGCCGGAGGTCACGCGGTGAACGTTCCCGACCACCTCGGACCGACCAGTGCCTACGGCGCCGCCCGCCTCGGCGGCGTCCTCACCCTCGACTCCATCCGAGCCGCGCAGGACGAGCCACGGCTACGCGTCGGACGTGGTGTCCGGACTGCACTGGCCGGTTACTCGGGTGGAGCCATGGCCAGTGCCTTCGCCGCCGTTCTGGCCCCGCGCTTCGGCCGGGGCCTCAACCTCGTCGGACTCTCTGCCGGCGGCACCCCGATGAACATCGAGTCCATCGCGCGGTCGCTCG contains:
- a CDS encoding DsbA family protein, whose protein sequence is MSDKRKPATPKETSRYQPRATSSRTTYILAGAAIAVIAALVVGGIVWNSHRDSGGVDEAVLSENAAQIIGAPSAPQTIDVFEDFMCPVCHEFEQQSGASITKAINEGTLRVRYHMLNFLDDQSSSGDYSSRAAGAAQCVGAGEDKEIFLKFHSALFANQPKEGGGTDLSNADLARIAGEQGASPATQKCVADGAKVAEAKDAADQSENQLSKATNGQVATPTVLSGGAPVDGIMDGTGWLDGLLADKG
- a CDS encoding AfsR/SARP family transcriptional regulator, with product MGLIRVLGSFTAEDSDGPVPLGGPRQRGVLALLLAARGQVVSVDRLVEDLWRGEPPGSARTSLQAYVSNLRRLLEPGRAPRTPARMLVSAAPGYALRLPPESVDAWRFEELLDEARALADPRAARERLGAALALWQGPAFAEFADEPWAAAEIARLDELRVVARELRIAAGLRLGDHATVVPEAEGLTRDEPLREEGWRMLALALWASSRRADSLAVLRRASATFADELGLDPSPDLLELESALLAQRTDFLRAAVPLTSVAPRRAEVSGDSAPSFDQPASHASAEQVRDVTRTLGARTDSTTSALRTIEPSSGEPGTGAFVGRDREFAAMMAAAKEAAAYGVRVALVTGEAGLGKSTLLEHLGARLEQDGWLVAAGRCPELDSAPPAWAWVEALQAVAAFCPPGELSGDLAPLLSDSAPGADDATAGRFRLRRALWNWLSAAAAARPVALILDDLHCADGTTLDLLGGGVGVRAPILIVAAYRGDEGERLTDTLGSLARSAPMRLDLPGLPADAVAELVRAECAADDTTVAGISERTGGNPFYVRESARLLHGEGALVALSEVPDGVRDVLRRRLARLPEGDVSVLRLAAVAGRESSVDVLVQAADTDEDGVLNALDAGVIAGLLDEPGPGRVRFVHTLVRDTLVTDVSQVRTRRMHARIAAALEGSGDIVALAHHYARAGSPNAVGYCVRAAELAEARYAHDVAAALLTEAITNSVDPDKHIDLLGRLLRAQVRSGSFSAARDTRKQAVEYADSIGREDLMVAAFTAWTEPTPWQARPYGTIDHPIVEHLGRLLERSDLAPGLRAHLLIAYAHELVGEDDPTVVAAGRQALDLAADPRLRAAALLVLARASGREEYSRELVTIGVEHDLPVYHVTGLLEQAANAAAANDPTTMRRVTEEALDLARTYRMPEAIGAAQIALATLVLIEGRFADAERRYAEATERMERAGSVHAAGFLRLARAAVWIGAGTLGDHLEDVRAFHAALGPMVADLLTLALHSAGRGDEIRRFQAAPPPIRPDFFFTFLTSLRALATIAANDRDTAEQVYADLLPHRDGPPAGAESVSLALRPVAHTLGELAVFLGHHDEAVAHFTRAAAIADRWHAPHWSADARTQAEHARGSHVSSPRPR
- a CDS encoding NADP-dependent oxidoreductase — protein: MSTPTFRAAVVRKPSGPDSIEIIDVPLTEPGPGEVRVAVAATPVNPTDLGVVGGFFHELGMINQPAHTGLGWDFAGTVRAVGPGVNLSVGTRVAGVVLGFDRDFGTYAEQLVVSAADLAVVPDGLDLVAASTLPLSGLSAAQIVDLLGDARVGGNRLLVTGAAGAIGANVAALAPDRDWQVTGLARETDEHFVRSLGAEFVTSAGTGWDAVVDTTPRQLWGLTPVRDGGAFVGVRPNIVPVAERGITVSTLMAQSNGPRLGQLLTDAASGRLPTRVHAVMPLARAADAHRAMAEGGTRGRYVLEP